Proteins encoded in a region of the Pseudomonas denitrificans (nom. rej.) genome:
- a CDS encoding MFS transporter yields the protein MSQATAKPTHVRYLILLMLFLVTTINYADRATISIAGSSLQKDLGIDAVTLGYIFSAFGWAYVAGQIPGGWLLDRFGSKKVYAAGIFIWSLFTFLQGFVGYLPVASAVIALFLLRFMVGFAEAPSFPGNARIVAAWFPTAERGTASAIFNSAQYFATALFAPIMGWIVFHFGWEHVFVVMGVLGMVFAGIWMKTIYNPKEHPRTNAAEIAAIEAGGGMVDMDQKRASDGPKWHYVSQLLRSRMLLGVYLGQYCINAITYFFLTWFPVYLVQERGMSILKAGFIASLPALMGFLGGVLGGIISDYLLRRGHSLTFARKLPIVCGLLLSTTMVFCNYVDAEWMVVGFMTLAFFGKGLGALGWAVVADTSPKQIAGLSGGLFNTFGNLASITTPIVIGYLISATGSFKWALVFVGANALVAVLSYLFIVGRIERVELREEDPKGRQVPEKRLAPANS from the coding sequence ATGAGCCAAGCAACCGCCAAACCGACGCATGTGCGTTACCTGATCCTGCTGATGCTGTTCCTGGTAACCACCATCAACTACGCCGACCGCGCCACCATCTCCATCGCCGGCTCCAGCCTGCAGAAGGACCTGGGCATCGACGCGGTCACCCTGGGCTACATCTTCTCCGCCTTCGGCTGGGCCTACGTGGCCGGGCAGATTCCCGGCGGCTGGCTGCTCGACCGCTTCGGCTCGAAGAAGGTCTACGCCGCGGGCATCTTCATCTGGTCGCTGTTCACCTTCCTGCAGGGCTTCGTCGGCTACCTGCCGGTGGCCAGCGCGGTGATCGCACTGTTCCTGCTGCGCTTCATGGTGGGCTTCGCCGAGGCGCCGTCCTTCCCGGGCAATGCGCGCATCGTCGCCGCCTGGTTCCCTACCGCCGAGCGCGGCACGGCCTCGGCCATCTTCAACTCTGCGCAGTACTTCGCCACCGCGCTGTTCGCACCGATCATGGGCTGGATCGTCTTCCACTTCGGCTGGGAGCACGTGTTCGTGGTGATGGGCGTGCTGGGCATGGTCTTCGCCGGTATCTGGATGAAGACCATCTACAACCCCAAGGAACACCCGCGTACCAACGCCGCTGAAATCGCCGCCATCGAAGCCGGCGGCGGCATGGTCGACATGGACCAGAAGCGCGCCAGCGACGGCCCGAAATGGCACTACGTCAGCCAACTGCTGCGCAGCCGCATGCTGCTGGGCGTGTACCTGGGCCAGTACTGCATCAACGCCATCACCTACTTCTTCCTCACCTGGTTCCCGGTGTACCTGGTGCAGGAGCGCGGCATGTCGATCCTCAAGGCCGGCTTCATCGCCTCGCTGCCCGCGCTGATGGGCTTCCTCGGCGGCGTGCTGGGCGGGATCATCTCCGACTACCTGCTGCGTCGCGGCCATTCGCTGACCTTCGCCCGCAAGCTGCCGATCGTCTGCGGCCTGCTGCTGTCCACCACCATGGTGTTCTGCAACTACGTTGACGCCGAGTGGATGGTGGTCGGCTTCATGACCCTGGCGTTCTTCGGCAAGGGCCTGGGCGCGCTGGGCTGGGCGGTGGTGGCGGACACCTCGCCCAAGCAGATCGCCGGTCTTTCCGGTGGCCTGTTCAACACCTTCGGCAACCTCGCCTCGATCACCACGCCGATCGTCATCGGCTACCTGATCAGCGCCACCGGCTCGTTCAAGTGGGCCCTGGTGTTCGTCGGCGCCAACGCGCTGGTGGCCGTGCTGAGCTACCTGTTCATCGTCGGCCGCATCGAGCGTGTGGAGCTGCGCGAAGAAGACCCAAAGGGTCGCCAGGTGCCTGAAAAACGTCTGGCCCCGGCCAATTCCTGA
- the kdgD gene encoding 5-dehydro-4-deoxyglucarate dehydratase, whose protein sequence is MNPQELKSTLSSGLLSFPVTDFDTQGNFRADTYARRLEWLAPYGASALFAAGGTGEFFSLEPNEFSSIIKTAVDTCRGQVPILAGAGGPTRQAIAYAQEAEKQGAAGILLLPHYLTEASQEGLVAHVEQVCRSVDFGVVVYNRNVCRLNADSLEKLADRCPNLIGFKDGIGEIEPMVAIRRRLGERLTYLGGLPTAEVYAAAYKALGVPVYSSAVFNFIPKTAIDFYNAIASDDHATVNRLIDDFFLPYLAIRNRCEGYGVSIIKAGAKLVGHDAGPVRAPLTDLTGEEVEMLDALIKKLGPQ, encoded by the coding sequence ATGAATCCACAAGAACTGAAGTCCACCCTTTCGTCCGGTCTGCTGTCGTTCCCCGTGACGGACTTCGATACCCAGGGCAACTTCCGCGCGGACACCTACGCCCGTCGCCTGGAGTGGCTGGCCCCTTACGGAGCCAGTGCACTCTTCGCGGCCGGCGGCACCGGCGAGTTCTTCTCGCTGGAGCCCAACGAGTTCTCCTCGATCATCAAGACCGCGGTGGATACCTGCCGTGGCCAGGTACCGATCCTCGCCGGCGCCGGCGGCCCGACCCGTCAGGCCATCGCCTACGCCCAGGAAGCCGAGAAGCAGGGCGCCGCCGGCATCCTGCTGCTGCCGCACTACCTGACCGAAGCCAGCCAGGAAGGCCTGGTGGCCCACGTCGAGCAGGTCTGCCGCTCGGTGGACTTCGGCGTGGTGGTCTACAACCGCAACGTCTGCCGCCTCAACGCCGACAGCCTGGAAAAGCTGGCCGACCGCTGCCCGAACCTGATCGGCTTCAAGGACGGCATCGGCGAGATCGAGCCGATGGTCGCCATCCGCCGCCGCCTGGGCGAGCGCCTGACCTACCTCGGCGGCCTGCCGACCGCCGAGGTCTACGCAGCGGCCTACAAGGCGCTGGGCGTGCCGGTGTACTCCTCCGCCGTCTTCAACTTCATCCCGAAGACCGCCATCGATTTCTACAACGCCATCGCCAGCGACGACCACGCCACGGTCAACCGCCTGATCGACGATTTCTTCCTGCCCTACCTGGCCATCCGCAATCGCTGCGAAGGCTACGGCGTGAGCATCATCAAGGCTGGCGCCAAGCTGGTCGGCCATGACGCGGGCCCGGTGCGCGCACCGCTGACCGACCTCACCGGCGAAGAAGTCGAGATGCTCGACGCGCTGATCAAGAAACTCGGCCCGCAGTAA
- a CDS encoding FadR/GntR family transcriptional regulator codes for MPTSPLPRKRSRSLAHDVVAELSARIRDGRIKPGDKLPTESAIMTEQGVSRTVVREAISRLQAAGLVETRHGIGTFVLDTPKDGPFRIDPATIVTLRDVLAVLELRISLEVESAGLAAQRRSPEQLQGLRDALDALEESQANGRDAVASDFQFHLRIAEATGNRYFTDIMSHLGASIIPRTRLNSARLAHDDQSHYLARVNREHEDIFDAIARGDTDAARAAMRLHLTNSRERLRRAHESAEEKLG; via the coding sequence ATGCCGACCAGTCCGCTTCCCCGCAAACGTTCCCGCAGCCTCGCCCATGACGTGGTCGCCGAGCTTTCCGCGCGTATCCGCGATGGTCGCATCAAGCCCGGCGACAAGCTGCCCACCGAGTCGGCGATCATGACCGAGCAGGGCGTCAGCCGTACCGTGGTCCGCGAGGCGATCTCCCGGCTGCAGGCCGCGGGGCTGGTGGAAACCCGCCACGGCATCGGCACCTTCGTGCTGGACACGCCCAAGGACGGCCCGTTCCGCATCGACCCGGCGACCATCGTCACCCTGCGTGACGTGTTGGCTGTGCTGGAGTTGCGCATCAGCCTGGAGGTGGAGTCCGCCGGGCTCGCCGCCCAGCGCCGCAGCCCCGAGCAGCTGCAGGGCCTGCGCGACGCCCTGGATGCGCTGGAGGAGAGCCAGGCCAACGGCCGCGACGCGGTGGCCTCGGACTTCCAGTTCCACCTGCGCATCGCCGAAGCCACGGGCAACCGCTACTTCACCGACATCATGAGCCACCTGGGGGCGAGCATCATCCCGCGCACCCGCCTCAACTCGGCGCGCCTGGCCCATGACGACCAGAGCCACTACCTGGCGCGGGTCAACCGCGAGCACGAAGATATCTTCGACGCCATCGCCCGCGGCGACACCGACGCCGCCCGCGCCGCCATGCGCCTGCACCTCACCAACTCCCGCGAACGCCTGCGCCGTGCCCACGAATCGGCCGAGGAAAAACTCGGCTGA
- a CDS encoding DUF6306 domain-containing protein, which produces MSDDLIDWLQTLMRAERAGARVMLDSLRQADEAVARHRLERLHQGEAESCRRLRRCLERLGATPDTGVGDFHASAMAIDDLELRFDFIGRGQRWVAGRSRSACRKSMSPGCAKSWRRCCGYTNERRSGLRPRSVRCRSGQTRSWAKPSRTESAPARDVASAEGGRAESSHNWPAMAGPCPDVVR; this is translated from the coding sequence ATGTCCGACGATCTGATTGACTGGTTGCAGACCTTGATGCGCGCCGAGCGCGCTGGTGCGCGGGTGATGCTCGACAGCCTGCGGCAGGCCGACGAGGCCGTGGCACGCCACCGCCTGGAACGTTTGCACCAGGGCGAGGCGGAAAGCTGCCGGCGCCTGCGGCGTTGCCTGGAGCGACTGGGCGCCACGCCGGATACCGGCGTGGGCGACTTCCATGCCAGCGCCATGGCCATCGACGACCTGGAGCTGCGTTTCGACTTCATCGGCCGTGGCCAGCGCTGGGTTGCCGGCAGATCACGCAGCGCCTGCCGGAAATCCATGAGCCCTGGCTGCGCGAAGAGCTGGAGGCGGTGCTGCGGTTACACCAATGAGCGTAGGAGCGGACTCCGTCCGCGATCGGTTCGGTGCCGCTCCGGCCAAACAAGGAGCTGGGCGAAGCCATCGCGGACGGAGTCCGCTCCTGCGCGCGATGTGGCATCGGCGGAAGGGGGCAGGGCAGAGTCATCACACAACTGGCCAGCCATGGCCGGCCCCTGTCCCGATGTTGTACGATGA
- the ccoN gene encoding cytochrome-c oxidase, cbb3-type subunit I — MDSAIPLYQHTPRDAEYNYDIVRRFTLTTLGWGIFGMLMGVFIAAQLVWPQLSLEMPWTSFGRIRPIHTNLVIFAFGGSALFATSFYVVQRTCRVRIISDSLANLLFWGWQASLVAMVISYPLGITTSKEYAEMEWPIAVWVTFLWLIYAYLFFGTIARRKVRHIYVGNWFYGAFIVVTGMVHVVNHLAIPVTLFKSYPLYSGATDAMIQWWYGHSVVGFILSVGFLGMMYYYVPKQAERPIYSYRLSIVHFWAIITLYIWAGPHHLHYTALPDWAQSLGMVMSLILLAPSWGGMINGMMTLSGAWHKLRTDPILRFLVVSLAFYGMSTFEGPMMAIKTVNSLSHYTDWTIGHVHAGALGWVAMISIGALYHMIPKLYGREQMHSVGLINAHFWLATIGTVLYIASMWVNGITQGLMWRAVNEDGTLTYSFVEALAASHPGYIVRLIGGSTFASGMLLMAWNTWATVRAGKPVSNLEATAA; from the coding sequence ATGGACAGCGCGATACCCCTCTATCAGCACACCCCCCGCGACGCCGAATACAACTACGACATCGTTCGCCGCTTCACCCTCACCACCCTGGGCTGGGGCATCTTCGGGATGCTCATGGGCGTGTTCATCGCCGCCCAGCTGGTGTGGCCGCAGTTGAGCCTGGAGATGCCCTGGACCAGCTTCGGGCGCATCCGGCCGATCCACACCAACCTGGTGATCTTCGCCTTCGGCGGCAGCGCGCTGTTCGCCACCTCTTTCTACGTGGTGCAGCGCACCTGCCGTGTGCGGATCATCTCCGACAGCCTGGCCAACCTGCTGTTCTGGGGCTGGCAGGCGAGCCTGGTGGCCATGGTGATCAGCTACCCGCTGGGCATCACCACCTCCAAGGAATACGCCGAGATGGAGTGGCCCATTGCCGTCTGGGTGACCTTCCTCTGGCTGATCTATGCCTACCTGTTCTTCGGCACCATCGCCCGGCGCAAGGTGCGCCACATCTACGTCGGCAACTGGTTCTACGGTGCCTTCATCGTGGTCACCGGGATGGTCCACGTGGTCAATCACCTGGCGATCCCGGTGACACTGTTCAAGTCCTATCCGCTCTACTCGGGCGCCACCGACGCGATGATCCAGTGGTGGTACGGCCACAGCGTGGTGGGCTTCATCCTCTCGGTGGGCTTCCTCGGCATGATGTACTACTACGTGCCCAAGCAGGCCGAGCGGCCGATCTACTCCTATCGCCTGTCCATCGTGCACTTCTGGGCGATCATCACCCTGTACATCTGGGCCGGCCCGCACCACCTGCACTACACCGCCCTGCCCGATTGGGCGCAGTCCCTCGGCATGGTGATGTCGCTGATCCTCCTGGCGCCCAGCTGGGGCGGCATGATCAACGGCATGATGACCCTCTCCGGTGCCTGGCATAAGTTGCGCACCGACCCGATCCTGCGCTTCCTCGTGGTGTCCCTGGCGTTCTACGGCATGTCCACCTTCGAAGGCCCGATGATGGCGATCAAGACAGTGAACTCGTTGTCGCACTACACCGACTGGACCATCGGCCACGTGCATGCCGGCGCCCTGGGCTGGGTGGCGATGATCTCCATTGGCGCGCTCTACCACATGATCCCCAAGCTCTACGGTCGCGAGCAGATGCACAGCGTCGGGCTGATCAATGCGCACTTCTGGCTGGCAACCATCGGCACCGTGCTCTACATCGCCTCGATGTGGGTCAACGGCATCACCCAGGGCCTGATGTGGCGCGCGGTGAACGAGGACGGCACGCTGACCTACTCCTTCGTCGAGGCGCTGGCGGCCAGCCATCCGGGCTACATCGTGCGGCTGATCGGCGGGTCCACCTTCGCCAGCGGCATGCTGCTGATGGCCTGGAATACCTGGGCCACGGTGCGCGCCGGCAAGCCGGTGTCGAACCTCGAAGCGACCGCGGCCTGA
- a CDS encoding HPP family protein, translating into MPALTGWRHRAAAYLPDIPHTRPREWLRASLGASLGFLLSAATCGLLFGSSVALHFAGPWAASAVLLFAVSSGALAQPWSVIGSYLCASLVALLIGLFLPAGIASAALALGLSLLLMYPLRCLHPPGGALAFCMVFASPLPGEPAWMASLPAISGGLGLVLLALLFNNLTRMPYPRRRSLAPDNHQTQDPAPGARVGIQAADLDQALDELEGFVDITRDDLERLVRSTERHALRRSMGETRAREMMSRDLICASPETPLSHALRLLVKHHLKALPILDEERRLVGIVSLIDLLVPRGAWWKRLLGGIGLRRDRLLGEVMTRPVLHVDADTHAVELIPLLSDHGLHCLPVLERGELVGVITQTDLIAALERDLLSHLG; encoded by the coding sequence ATGCCCGCCCTCACCGGCTGGCGGCACCGCGCCGCCGCGTACCTGCCCGACATTCCCCATACCCGCCCGCGCGAATGGCTGCGCGCCTCGCTCGGCGCCAGCCTGGGCTTCCTGCTCAGCGCCGCCACCTGCGGCCTGCTGTTCGGCTCCTCGGTGGCGCTGCACTTCGCCGGCCCCTGGGCCGCTTCGGCCGTGCTGCTGTTCGCCGTCTCGTCCGGTGCCCTCGCCCAGCCCTGGTCGGTGATCGGCAGCTACCTGTGCGCCTCGCTGGTGGCGCTGCTGATCGGCCTGTTCCTGCCCGCCGGCATCGCCAGCGCGGCCCTCGCCCTCGGGCTGAGCCTGCTGCTGATGTACCCGCTGCGCTGCCTTCATCCGCCGGGCGGTGCGCTGGCCTTCTGCATGGTGTTCGCCTCGCCGCTGCCCGGCGAGCCGGCGTGGATGGCATCGCTGCCGGCAATCAGCGGCGGCCTCGGCCTGGTGCTGCTTGCGCTGCTGTTCAACAACCTGACACGCATGCCCTACCCGCGCCGCCGCAGCCTCGCGCCGGACAACCACCAGACCCAGGACCCGGCCCCCGGCGCGCGGGTCGGCATCCAGGCCGCCGACCTCGACCAGGCGCTGGACGAGCTTGAGGGCTTTGTCGACATCACCCGCGACGACCTCGAGCGCCTGGTGCGCAGCACCGAGCGCCACGCCCTGCGCCGCAGCATGGGCGAGACCCGCGCGCGGGAGATGATGTCCCGCGACTTGATCTGCGCCTCGCCGGAAACCCCGCTCAGCCACGCCCTGCGCCTGCTGGTGAAGCACCACCTGAAGGCCCTGCCGATCCTCGACGAGGAGCGCCGGCTGGTGGGCATCGTCAGCCTGATCGACCTGCTGGTGCCCAGGGGCGCCTGGTGGAAGCGCCTGCTCGGCGGCATCGGCCTGCGCCGCGACCGCCTGCTGGGCGAGGTGATGACCCGCCCGGTGCTGCATGTGGATGCCGACACCCATGCGGTGGAACTGATCCCGCTGCTCTCCGACCACGGCCTGCACTGCCTGCCCGTGCTGGAGCGCGGCGAACTGGTGGGCGTGATCACCCAGACCGACCTGATCGCCGCGCTGGAGCGCGACCTGCTCAGTCACCTGGGCTGA
- a CDS encoding LysR family transcriptional regulator, whose amino-acid sequence MDIDLTRTFLEIVRHGSFVAAADRMHVTQTAVTARVQKLEAHLNCTLFVRNRAGARLTPDGEAFVTYANQILQTWEAAQRDLPLPEGIHNVLHIGGEVSLCNPLMLRWVSRIRQTIGDHAVRAEIGDGQSLLRQLELGVLDAALVYQPTYWPGMQVEQLLEEKLILVRAQNPEPYVYIDWGEGFRQQHDSALPELSKAPVSFNLGPLALQYILENGGSGYFRTRVVQSYLDRKVLRRVPKAPEFSYPTYLVYSRDRDSQALQQAFAVLREVVAQDPDWSQRWDPMI is encoded by the coding sequence ATGGACATCGACCTCACCCGCACCTTCCTGGAAATCGTCCGCCACGGCAGCTTCGTGGCCGCCGCCGACCGCATGCACGTCACCCAGACCGCCGTCACCGCGCGGGTGCAGAAGCTGGAGGCACACCTCAACTGCACGCTGTTCGTGCGCAACCGCGCCGGCGCCCGCCTGACGCCGGACGGCGAGGCCTTCGTCACCTACGCCAACCAGATCCTGCAGACATGGGAAGCCGCCCAGCGCGACCTGCCACTGCCCGAAGGCATCCACAACGTGCTGCACATCGGCGGCGAGGTGAGCCTGTGCAACCCGCTGATGCTGCGTTGGGTCAGCCGTATCCGCCAGACCATCGGCGACCACGCAGTGCGCGCCGAGATCGGCGACGGCCAGAGCCTGCTGCGCCAGCTGGAGCTGGGCGTGCTCGATGCCGCCCTGGTCTACCAGCCGACCTACTGGCCGGGGATGCAGGTGGAGCAGTTGCTGGAGGAGAAGCTGATCCTGGTGCGCGCGCAGAACCCCGAACCCTACGTCTACATCGACTGGGGCGAAGGCTTCCGCCAGCAGCACGACAGCGCCCTGCCGGAACTGTCCAAGGCGCCGGTATCGTTCAACCTCGGCCCGCTGGCGCTGCAGTACATCCTGGAGAACGGCGGCTCGGGCTACTTCCGTACGCGGGTGGTGCAGAGCTACCTCGACCGCAAGGTGCTGCGCCGCGTGCCCAAGGCACCGGAGTTCAGCTACCCGACTTATCTCGTGTATTCGCGGGACCGCGACTCGCAGGCGCTGCAGCAGGCCTTCGCGGTGCTGCGCGAGGTGGTGGCGCAGGACCCGGACTGGTCGCAGCGCTGGGACCCGATGATCTGA